The DNA region AAACAATTTTTAACCAAGCTTAAAGGAAACCCTAATGATTTGTCATTTACTAAAGCCACTAATAAAACAAAGCTTGAGCCAGGAGCAGTTTCCATACCTCCTGACTTCAATATCAAGCTACCATTTGAGGGGGAAGCGGAAGTAACAGCTGGTTATTCACCCTTTAATGGGTCCAATAAACACGCTAATATTAATAATCCGAGCAAGGCTAACGACTATTATGCTTTGGACTTTGGATTAATAAAAGGTACTCCTGTTTTGGCTATAGCTGATGGAATAATAGTGTATGCCGGTTGGACCTCAGGAGGTTGGAGTGGATATGGAAAGATAGTAATAATAGATCACGAGAATGGCTTTTATTCTAACTATGCCCACCTTGATGAGATAAAAGTTGCTCTCGGTCAAAGGGTGAAACAAGGTCAGATCATAGGATTATCAGGTTGTTCCTCGAACAAAGAGTTAAGTAATACCCCAATAGGTCCCCATCTTCATTTTGCTCTATATAAGGATGTTAAGCTTCGAGGAGATGGTGTCCACTCCGAAGGTGGACCTTATGGGGGAGTCTCAGCTTTACCGGAACCTTTTTCAGGTTACTATGGCATAAAGGAAGGAGATATACTTGCATCCGATAATAGGATTTCTACAATCACTACTGCACCTATAATATGGGATAGCGTGGAAGAGCTTGAGCGATGGAATTTCGTTGGGATAGAAAATATCTCATCAAACTCTGCAGGTGACGGTTTTATAATCATGAATCCCGGGAATGACCCGCAAATCATAAGTCTGCCTCTCTTGATTTCTATTGACCAAATAGGCTTTATCAGCTTCACAGGAGTAAATTTCGGAGCGAATACAGAACTGCGTTTTTACTTGAGCTTTGATGGAAGAAAATACAATGAAACCAACGCTGTGTCCCGCAACTTCTCCAACGATGGCAAGTGGCACACAATCACGATAAACATTCAAGATGTTCCCGGATGGAATACAGCCAGTAAACTCACCGGTTTACGGATTGACCCCGTCAAAAATGGTATCCCAGTGAATGGAAATGATAACGTGTTCATCAGTAGGATAGAGATTAGCAGAAAAACTCAGTCTAAACCGAATCTCCAGCCATATCAACCCAGTGGGTGGGATAATGAGATAATAGCATCTCCTAAGCTAGGGGACCATCATTCAGGAGTAGTGTACGCTGGTGAACCAATATACTTCGACTACGCCTTCATCAACAACAGCGATGTAGATATCACAACTTCCTTCACAGTGAAATTATACATTGATGGAACCGTGGTTCACACAAAGGTGGTGAATGGGCTATCCGCTCATAGTTGGGGAAGCCATGAGGATTTCCAAACCACACTGACAGCTGGACAACACCGTATCATGTTGAAAGTAGATGAACCGTCAGCGGTCGTTGAAAGCAAAGAAGATGATAACAGCTATGAAATGCTAATCACCGTATCAATGCGTAAACCAACAGCCGACTTTACTGCTTCCCCGACGAGTGGAATTGCTCCATTGACAGTTCAGTTTACGGACCGTTCATCTGGAAATCCAACAGGTTGGAGCTGGAATTTCGGAGATGGTGTCACCAGTACCCAGCAAAATCCTTCCCATACCTACAGCTCCTCCGGAACCTATACTGTAACTTTGACAGTCAGCAATAGCTCTGGGTCAGACACTAAAACCAAGGCGAATTATATCCAGGTTCAATCTCCTCCGACGTTGTCCGTATCACCTTCATCCTTGGACTTCGGCACACAGGATACCACTAAAACCCTCACGATAAGCAACTCCGGAGGAGGGGACCTAAGTTGGAGTATAACTGTGAGCAAACAGTGGATTTTGGTGAGCCCCTTGAACGGGCTCAATAATGCTACCGTCAGCGTTACCGTGAATCGCAGTGGGCTAAGCCCTAGCTCCTACAGTGGTTCACTTTCCATCACTTCTAACGGTGGTAACAAGAATGTCATCGTTTCAATGACGGTTCAAGCTCCAGCTCTATCTATCCCTGCCTTGTTATCACCCAACGACGGAGATTATGTTGGAGCTCAATCTGCAGTTACTCTATCTTGGAACTCCGTGGACAACGCTACGTCTTATCGTGTAGTCGTCAGCACCAACTCCGATTGCTCCAATCCTTTCTTCGATCAGACTGTTTCTGAAACCCAGGTTACCGTTTCAACATTGAATATCTCCACCACCTATTACTGGCGTGTAAAAGCTTCTAACCAATCTGGCGAAAGTGATTGGTCAAACATATGGAGCTTTATAACGGAGGAACCACCTCCGCCTAATGAACCCGATATCCTGGTGTCATCCACTACAATTGATTTTGGAAACATAGCAGAGGGTAACAGTAAATCTGAAAAACTCAGGATAGAGAACAGAGGTTCAGCGGATCTGCAGATCAATAATATTACCTCCAATAACTCCGCTTTCTCGATTTCAAGTGCGGATAGAAGTTTCACCCTGACATCAGGATCAAGCAGAGATGTCACAGTGATTTTCTCACCCACAGGTGTGGGCGATTATTCCGCCGAGCTTACCATTCAGAGCAATGATCCCGATCAACCATCGCTTAACATCCAACTCATCGGTCAAGCGGTATCACAAACAAAAGCAAAAATGTTCATGAAAACTGATGCTCAACCTACCGCAGGCGGTGAATTCTGGGTTGACGTGAAGGTGGAAGATGTGAGAAATCTGTTTGGGGCAAGCTTTGTGCTAAACTATGATGCTGCTCTTCTCAGCATTTCTAAAGATGAGAGAGGAAAGTATCTGGTGGTTCAAGGAGATTTCTTAGGCAGTGATGTTATATTCCCTCCTTTGAATATTGACGAGGAAAACGGCAAAGTTCCTATCGGCATAACTCGTAAGAGACCAGCTTCCGGTGTTGATGGAACCGGTGTAGTGGCAAAGATTAAATTCAGTGTTAAACCTGATGCCCCTGAAGGAGCGACTTTGAGTTTCACGCTTAGCGATCTCACGCTGAAAGATCCCGATGGAAATAAGATATCGGTAACCACCGAACCACTACAACTTCAGATCATTTCCATACTGGTATGGCCTGGAGACACGGATAACAACGGCAAGGTTGACCAGGCGGATATCCTACCGATAGGGCTACATTGGAATCGGACAGGACCTGCCCGCGCTAATGGAGACACCAGTTGGAAGGCTCAACCTGCAGAACCATGGACGCCTAAAGATGCCACCTACGCTGATGCAGATGGCAGCGGGAAGGTAGATCAAGCAGATATACTACCCATCGGACAAAACTGGGGGTGTACTCATAGCGGTGCGTCTTCAGCTCCCTCAATTCCGCTTTTCAGCAAGTCCAATGTGGATGTTCTACTCAGCTTACCGAACTGGGTGAAGAACGATAGGAGTTTCCCTGTTGAGGTATATCTACAAGGCTCTGAGCCTATTCTCGGTTTCAGCTTCTCCATATCTTTTAACTCAGATCAGTTGGAAGTACTCGCGGTTGAAAAGGGCGGTTTGTTTGGGGATGATCCGCTGTTTCTATCGGTTGTCACAGACGATAAAGTGTCCGTCGGGATAACCCGAAGGGCGGAACGAGGAGAGGTAATCGGGAATGGTATGGTGGCGCGGGTCCTGTTCAAAGTGAAAGGTAAATTGACCTCTCACATCATTCTGAACGACGTTCGGATGAGTAATCTGAAAGGCATATTCAAACTGAAGGGGAAAGTTAGAGAGGTTCAGCTAGCTCCCGTTCGGACAAGTCTGCTCCCTAATTATCCGAACCCGTTCAATCCCGAGACATGGATACCATTCACGTTGTCCGAGGATGCGAAGGTGATGATACGAATTTATGATCTCTCAGGTAGAGTGGTTCGTAGGTTGATATTGGGAAGACTGAACGCGGGATATTATGTGGATAAGAAGCGAGCTATAAGGTGGGATGGGAGAAATGATCAGGGGGAGCAAGTGGGAAGCGGGGTCTATATAATAGAACTTAACGTGAATGGCAAGCGATATCTGCGTAGAGCTGTCGTTACGGAATAGTTAGGGGGGTAGTGGTGGGGTTGGCATCTGCCACCTCACCTTTTTATCTTATGTGGAAGATGAGGAGGACCTAAGATGAAGAAAATATGTGCGATTATCGG from Candidatus Poribacteria bacterium includes:
- a CDS encoding T9SS type A sorting domain-containing protein, with amino-acid sequence MVARVLFKVKGKLTSHIILNDVRMSNLKGIFKLKGKVREVQLAPVRTSLLPNYPNPFNPETWIPFTLSEDAKVMIRIYDLSGRVVRRLILGRLNAGYYVDKKRAIRWDGRNDQGEQVGSGVYIIELNVNGKRYLRRAVVTE